The Streptomyces sp. NL15-2K genome contains a region encoding:
- a CDS encoding type II toxin-antitoxin system prevent-host-death family antitoxin yields MSITASEARKALFPLIKKVNDDHEAIEIVSKHGNAVLVSAEDYAALREGSYLLRSPANARRLLKAYENALGNVNVSERELIDPDAVGPAAGAE; encoded by the coding sequence ATGTCCATAACTGCGAGCGAAGCCCGCAAGGCTCTCTTTCCGCTGATCAAGAAGGTCAACGACGATCACGAGGCCATCGAGATCGTTTCCAAGCATGGCAACGCCGTGCTCGTCTCAGCAGAGGACTACGCGGCGCTGCGCGAGGGCTCGTACCTGCTGCGCTCGCCTGCGAACGCACGGCGACTGCTCAAGGCGTACGAGAATGCCCTGGGCAACGTGAACGTATCGGAGCGTGAGCTGATCGATCCGGATGCGGTGGGTCCTGCAGCGGGTGCCGAGTGA
- a CDS encoding Txe/YoeB family addiction module toxin — MRLVFEDQGWEDYTSWLKNDRKILARINKLIEDVKGDPFTGIGKPEPLKYHLPGAWSRRIDDEHRLVYLVTDKEIVILAARYHY; from the coding sequence GTGAGGCTTGTCTTCGAGGATCAAGGCTGGGAGGACTACACGTCCTGGCTCAAGAACGACCGCAAGATTCTCGCTCGGATCAACAAGCTCATCGAGGACGTCAAGGGTGATCCCTTCACGGGAATAGGCAAGCCCGAGCCGCTGAAGTACCACTTGCCCGGGGCGTGGTCGAGGCGGATCGACGACGAGCACCGCCTTGTCTACTTGGTCACGGACAAGGAGATCGTGATCCTCGCAGCTCGCTATCACTACTAG
- a CDS encoding LysR family transcriptional regulator: protein MTMDVHVRDLRYFVTVAEELHFTRAAERLYVSQPALSKQIRALERQLGVELFAREPHGVALTGAGTALLPHARRVLAAWAEGAGAVEAARTAQRNTLVVGMSTSPGRGGLLPAIRSRFTAAHPETVVRLRQVNWEDPSAGLADGDADVAFVWLPLPDQDRYAWTVIAEEPLQVALPETHPLAARAEIDFADLLDEPFLALPESTGPLRDYWLALDARDGRPARIGAEIASTEETYEALVAGLGICLVATGNVPLLTLGGVITRPVHGVSPSRYVLAWRREDGRRPLVRAYAEACRGVVGAG from the coding sequence ATGACCATGGACGTTCATGTGCGGGACCTGCGCTACTTCGTGACGGTGGCCGAGGAGCTGCACTTCACGCGCGCGGCCGAGCGGTTGTACGTGTCGCAGCCCGCGCTCAGCAAGCAGATCCGGGCCCTGGAACGGCAGTTGGGCGTCGAGCTGTTCGCCCGCGAGCCGCACGGTGTGGCGCTCACCGGCGCCGGTACGGCGCTGCTGCCGCACGCCCGGCGCGTGCTGGCCGCCTGGGCGGAGGGGGCGGGCGCGGTGGAGGCGGCCCGGACGGCGCAGCGCAACACCCTGGTCGTCGGGATGAGCACCAGCCCGGGCCGCGGCGGCCTCCTGCCCGCCATCCGCTCCCGCTTCACGGCCGCGCATCCGGAGACCGTCGTCCGGCTGCGGCAGGTGAACTGGGAGGACCCGTCCGCGGGCCTCGCCGACGGCGACGCGGACGTCGCCTTCGTCTGGCTGCCGCTGCCCGACCAGGACCGTTACGCCTGGACGGTGATCGCCGAGGAGCCGCTCCAGGTCGCCCTCCCCGAGACGCACCCCCTCGCCGCCCGCGCCGAGATCGACTTCGCGGACCTGCTCGACGAGCCGTTCCTCGCGCTGCCCGAGAGCACCGGCCCGCTGCGCGACTACTGGCTCGCCCTGGACGCCCGCGACGGCCGCCCCGCCCGGATCGGCGCCGAGATCGCGAGCACGGAGGAGACGTACGAGGCCCTGGTCGCCGGCCTCGGCATCTGCCTGGTGGCCACGGGCAACGTCCCGCTCCTCACCCTGGGCGGCGTGATCACCCGCCCGGTACACGGCGTCAGCCCCAGCCGCTACGTCCTGGCCTGGCGCCGGGAGGACGGACGCCGGCCTCTGGTGCGGGCGTATGCGGAGGCGTGCCGGGGGGTGGTGGGTGCGGGGTGA
- a CDS encoding oxidoreductase — MNKVWLITGASSGFGRAIAEAALADGDVVVGVARRPEALDDLVAAHPDQVEALRLDVADTGAAEAAVRDVVARHGRIDVLVNNAGRTHVGAFEETSEDELRALFDVHVFGPAALTRAVLPYMRERRSGAIVQMSSVGGQGSFAGFSAYSGTKFALEGMSEALADEVQEFGIKVLIVEPGAFRTALFDTSRAGVSADSGVYAKVSDTRGFVAGGDGSQPGDPAKAAAVILAALNAERTPLRLPLGEDSVTTILGHLDQVREEVLAWEKQTRATAFDD, encoded by the coding sequence ATGAACAAGGTCTGGCTGATCACGGGCGCCAGCAGCGGTTTCGGGCGGGCGATCGCCGAGGCGGCCCTGGCCGACGGTGACGTGGTGGTGGGCGTGGCCCGGCGACCCGAGGCGCTGGACGACCTCGTGGCCGCCCACCCCGACCAGGTGGAGGCGCTGCGTCTGGATGTCGCCGACACGGGGGCCGCCGAGGCCGCCGTACGGGATGTGGTGGCGCGGCACGGGCGGATCGACGTGCTGGTCAACAACGCGGGCCGCACGCACGTCGGCGCCTTCGAGGAGACCTCCGAGGACGAGTTGCGGGCGCTGTTCGACGTCCACGTCTTCGGGCCGGCCGCCCTCACCCGGGCCGTGCTGCCGTACATGCGGGAGCGGCGCTCGGGCGCGATCGTGCAGATGAGCAGCGTGGGCGGGCAGGGCTCCTTCGCGGGCTTCTCGGCGTACAGCGGGACGAAGTTCGCCCTGGAGGGCATGTCCGAGGCGCTCGCGGACGAGGTCCAGGAGTTCGGCATCAAGGTGCTGATCGTCGAACCGGGGGCGTTCCGCACCGCGCTCTTCGACACCAGCAGGGCGGGCGTCAGCGCGGACAGCGGGGTGTACGCCAAGGTGAGCGACACCCGCGGGTTCGTGGCCGGCGGGGACGGCAGCCAGCCCGGCGACCCGGCGAAGGCGGCGGCCGTCATCCTGGCCGCGTTGAACGCCGAGCGGACGCCGCTGAGGCTCCCGCTCGGCGAGGACAGCGTCACCACGATCCTCGGCCACCTCGACCAGGTCCGCGAGGAGGTACTGGCCTGGGAGAAGCAGACCCGCGCCACGGCGTTCGACGACTGA
- a CDS encoding serpin family protein, whose product MPVGNATIRAVNGLTARWAGESSGGTVFSAAGVWPLLAFLADGATGAARAELAEAIGVPADRAATAARELLAVTESVAGLDCALGLWTGRTVELRKEWAAGLPAEAHGVLTGDLDADQRALDAWAARRTGGLVERMPVTLRPESVLVLATALALRTDWEVPFKGDLVPWRGRDHAGLTRTTPDLDAVTVARTAAGAVTGARVRGTDGVDVHLVLGAEGMGPGEVLGSGVDVLHGVYEAVPGSRLPLGDAGPGLRVDRVRTVRPEPPSLTLDTVEFTLDADHDLLERPELFGLRTAADGTPGHFPGIGTAPLGLAAGRQSATATFGAEGFRAAAVTAMDIVWMGWDSRPEPEYETTAARATFDRPFGFLAVHRETSLVLAAGWVTDPKPFREDEDRH is encoded by the coding sequence ATGCCGGTCGGAAATGCGACGATCCGGGCAGTGAACGGGTTGACCGCGCGGTGGGCCGGGGAATCCTCCGGCGGCACGGTGTTCTCGGCGGCCGGGGTCTGGCCGTTGCTCGCCTTCCTCGCGGACGGGGCGACGGGCGCGGCGCGGGCGGAGCTGGCGGAGGCGATCGGGGTGCCGGCGGACCGAGCGGCCACCGCCGCGCGGGAGTTGCTGGCGGTGACGGAGTCCGTGGCGGGTCTGGACTGCGCCCTGGGGCTGTGGACCGGGCGGACCGTGGAGCTGCGGAAGGAGTGGGCGGCCGGACTGCCGGCCGAGGCGCACGGGGTGCTCACCGGTGACCTCGACGCCGACCAGCGGGCCCTGGACGCGTGGGCGGCCCGGCGTACGGGCGGGTTGGTCGAGCGCATGCCGGTGACGCTGCGGCCGGAGTCGGTGCTGGTGCTGGCCACGGCGCTGGCGTTGCGGACGGACTGGGAGGTGCCGTTCAAGGGCGACCTCGTTCCGTGGCGGGGGCGCGACCACGCGGGCCTCACCCGTACGACCCCGGATCTGGACGCGGTGACGGTGGCCCGGACCGCCGCGGGCGCGGTCACCGGGGCGAGGGTGCGGGGCACGGACGGAGTCGACGTACACCTGGTGCTGGGGGCGGAGGGGATGGGGCCCGGGGAGGTGCTCGGCTCCGGAGTCGACGTCCTGCACGGCGTGTACGAGGCCGTTCCCGGCAGCCGGCTGCCGCTCGGGGACGCCGGCCCCGGCCTGCGGGTGGACAGGGTCCGCACCGTCCGGCCCGAGCCGCCGAGCCTGACGCTCGACACCGTGGAGTTCACGCTGGACGCCGACCACGACCTGCTGGAACGTCCGGAGCTGTTCGGGCTCCGCACGGCGGCCGACGGCACCCCCGGTCATTTCCCGGGCATCGGCACGGCTCCGCTCGGCCTCGCCGCCGGGCGGCAGTCGGCGACGGCCACCTTCGGCGCGGAGGGCTTCCGGGCGGCGGCGGTGACCGCGATGGACATCGTGTGGATGGGCTGGGACAGCCGGCCGGAGCCGGAGTACGAGACGACCGCGGCCCGCGCCACCTTCGACCGCCCCTTCGGCTTCCTCGCCGTCCACCGGGAGACGAGCCTCGTCCTCGCGGCGGGCTGGGTCACCGACCCGAAGCCCTTCCGCGAGGACGAGGACCGTCATTGA
- a CDS encoding DUF4190 domain-containing protein: protein MSTPPPPGPYQPQEPQGPYPQGQYPQGQYPQGQYPPSPPAAQGPYNPYGPYGPPPYQGWGQGYLPYNQPAPVNGLAIASLVLGILCCLPAVGLVLGLIALGQIRKKGERGRGMAIAGSVLSSLGLALWVLVLATSGASDFWDGFKDGVSSSGSPKKGECFDSPTGLEGSFYDLDEVPCAGEHDGEVFAVVRLPGGVFPGDGEVTRIAQDKCYELRTSYAMDAWAVPEHVDVYYIVPSADSWRTGDREITCVYGNTDANAGLSGGSLRNDATTLDADQLAYLKAANLQEAALDTAPGDTPEDDLDANRLWAGRVSSALAKEAGMLSAHQWPADARKPLAAVLKEVRDLEGPWGKAAEATDVDAFYLAYGEALELEDRDRTVTARKALGLATTPPSSEEDGSGGDTGGGGGDLEV, encoded by the coding sequence GTGTCCACACCCCCGCCCCCTGGGCCCTACCAGCCCCAGGAACCCCAAGGGCCGTACCCGCAGGGCCAGTACCCCCAGGGCCAGTACCCCCAGGGCCAGTACCCGCCGTCTCCGCCCGCCGCGCAGGGGCCGTACAACCCCTACGGTCCCTACGGCCCGCCGCCCTACCAGGGCTGGGGCCAGGGCTACCTGCCGTACAACCAGCCCGCGCCGGTCAACGGGCTCGCCATCGCCTCTCTCGTCCTCGGGATCCTCTGCTGCCTGCCGGCCGTGGGGCTCGTGCTCGGGCTGATCGCGCTCGGTCAGATCAGGAAGAAGGGCGAGCGCGGCCGGGGCATGGCCATCGCCGGTTCCGTGCTGTCGTCCCTGGGGCTGGCCCTGTGGGTGCTGGTGCTCGCCACGAGCGGTGCGTCGGACTTCTGGGACGGGTTCAAGGACGGGGTGAGCAGCAGCGGTTCGCCGAAGAAGGGCGAGTGCTTCGACTCGCCCACGGGCCTGGAGGGTTCGTTCTACGACCTCGACGAGGTGCCCTGCGCCGGTGAGCACGACGGTGAGGTGTTCGCCGTGGTCAGGCTGCCGGGCGGCGTCTTCCCGGGCGACGGCGAGGTCACGCGGATCGCCCAGGACAAGTGCTACGAGCTCCGGACCTCCTACGCCATGGACGCCTGGGCCGTGCCGGAGCACGTCGACGTGTACTACATCGTCCCGTCGGCCGACAGCTGGCGCACCGGCGACCGGGAGATCACCTGCGTCTACGGCAACACGGACGCGAACGCCGGCCTGAGCGGGGGCTCGCTGCGCAACGACGCGACGACGCTCGACGCGGACCAGCTCGCCTACCTGAAGGCGGCCAACCTCCAGGAGGCGGCGCTGGACACGGCGCCCGGGGACACCCCCGAGGACGACCTGGACGCCAACCGGCTGTGGGCCGGGCGGGTGTCGTCCGCGCTCGCCAAGGAGGCCGGGATGCTGAGCGCCCACCAGTGGCCCGCCGACGCGAGGAAGCCGCTCGCGGCCGTCCTCAAGGAGGTGCGGGACCTCGAGGGGCCGTGGGGGAAGGCGGCCGAGGCCACCGACGTGGACGCCTTCTACCTGGCCTACGGCGAGGCGCTGGAGCTGGAGGACCGCGACCGGACCGTCACCGCCCGCAAGGCCCTGGGGCTCGCCACGACCCCGCCGTCGTCCGAGGAGGACGGCAGCGGTGGGGACACCGGCGGCGGAGGTGGCGATCTTGAGGTGTGA
- a CDS encoding GntR family transcriptional regulator, translating into MTFGEQPAYLRVAGDLRKKIVDGSLPPHTRLPSQARIREEYGVSDTVALEARKVLMAEGLVEGRSGSGTYVRERPEPRRIARSGYRPAGGATPFRQEQAEGEGRGTWESSSEQAEASAAVAERLAIRPGDRVMCTKYVFRDAGEAMMLSTSWEPLAVTGRTPVMLPEEGPLGGMGVVERMAAIDVIVDNVTEEVGARPGLAEEFLTLGGVPGHVVLVVQRTYYASGRPVETADVVIPADRYRVAYHLPVK; encoded by the coding sequence GTGACATTCGGTGAGCAGCCGGCGTACCTGCGTGTCGCGGGTGATCTCCGCAAGAAGATCGTCGACGGTTCGCTGCCACCGCACACCCGCCTCCCGTCCCAGGCCAGGATCCGCGAGGAGTACGGCGTCTCGGACACGGTCGCCCTCGAGGCGCGCAAGGTACTGATGGCCGAGGGGCTGGTCGAGGGTCGCTCCGGCTCCGGGACGTATGTGCGCGAGCGGCCCGAGCCGCGCCGTATCGCCCGCTCCGGCTACCGTCCGGCCGGCGGTGCCACCCCCTTCAGGCAGGAGCAGGCCGAAGGTGAGGGGCGCGGCACCTGGGAGTCCAGCAGCGAGCAGGCCGAGGCGAGCGCCGCGGTCGCCGAGCGGCTCGCCATCCGGCCCGGCGACCGTGTGATGTGCACGAAGTACGTCTTCCGGGACGCCGGCGAGGCGATGATGCTCTCCACCTCCTGGGAGCCCCTCGCCGTCACCGGCCGTACGCCCGTGATGCTGCCCGAGGAGGGCCCGCTCGGCGGCATGGGTGTCGTCGAGCGCATGGCCGCCATCGACGTCATCGTGGACAACGTCACCGAGGAGGTCGGCGCCCGCCCCGGCCTCGCCGAGGAGTTCCTCACCCTGGGCGGTGTCCCCGGCCATGTCGTCCTGGTCGTCCAGCGCACGTACTACGCCTCGGGCCGCCCGGTGGAGACGGCCGACGTGGTGATCCCGGCCGACCGGTACCGGGTCGCGTATCACCTGCCCGTGAAGTAA
- a CDS encoding SPOR domain-containing protein: MNDGTITLPWLVIRQDDSGNRYRVGRYATRAEAQKIADSLDGRGHKQLYWVERIGQNGVSADG; the protein is encoded by the coding sequence ATGAACGACGGCACGATCACTCTTCCCTGGCTCGTCATACGGCAGGACGACAGCGGCAATCGCTACCGCGTGGGCCGGTACGCGACCCGGGCGGAGGCCCAGAAGATCGCGGACAGCCTCGACGGTCGCGGCCACAAACAGCTCTACTGGGTGGAGCGGATCGGGCAGAACGGCGTGAGCGCGGACGGCTGA
- a CDS encoding (deoxy)nucleoside triphosphate pyrophosphohydrolase, which yields MTERIVVVGAALLDGGRLLAARRSAPPELAGRWELPGGKVESGETPEAALVRELREELGVEAEPVERVPGEWPLKPPYVLKVWTARLLAGSGEPKPLQDHDALRWLAPDEIWSVNWLDQDVPAVREVLARLGPV from the coding sequence ATGACGGAACGGATCGTGGTCGTGGGGGCCGCCCTGCTCGACGGTGGCCGCCTGCTCGCCGCGCGCCGCAGTGCGCCCCCGGAGTTGGCGGGGCGCTGGGAGCTCCCCGGCGGCAAGGTCGAGTCGGGCGAGACGCCCGAAGCGGCGCTCGTGCGTGAGCTGCGCGAGGAACTCGGAGTCGAGGCCGAGCCCGTCGAGCGTGTCCCGGGGGAGTGGCCCCTGAAGCCGCCGTACGTCCTGAAGGTGTGGACCGCGCGGCTGCTCGCCGGCTCCGGCGAACCCAAGCCCCTCCAGGACCACGACGCACTGCGCTGGCTCGCGCCGGACGAGATCTGGAGCGTGAACTGGCTGGACCAGGACGTGCCCGCCGTGCGCGAGGTGCTGGCGCGGCTGGGGCCTGTCTGA
- a CDS encoding ATP-binding protein: protein MGLIRPAWDVIGVIDTEGDRAEWTFPADPGAVRTARAVVRGRLRDWNLDSLADLAALLVSELVTNSLRHATGPIGVRLVRPAGLSGVLLVEVSDPLPDPPRERVARPDDEGGRGLQLVAHSSRRWGTRPGESGKTVWFELAVPP from the coding sequence ATGGGGTTGATCCGGCCGGCCTGGGATGTGATCGGCGTGATCGACACCGAAGGTGACCGCGCCGAGTGGACCTTCCCGGCGGACCCGGGCGCCGTACGCACCGCCCGCGCCGTCGTCCGCGGCCGGCTGCGCGACTGGAACCTCGACAGCCTCGCCGACCTGGCGGCGTTGTTGGTCAGCGAACTGGTGACCAACTCCCTGCGGCACGCCACGGGCCCCATCGGCGTACGGCTGGTACGCCCCGCGGGCCTGAGCGGCGTCCTGCTGGTCGAGGTCTCGGACCCGCTGCCGGACCCGCCCCGCGAGCGCGTCGCCCGGCCCGACGACGAGGGCGGCCGCGGACTCCAACTGGTTGCCCATTCCTCGCGCCGCTGGGGCACCCGGCCGGGCGAGTCGGGCAAGACGGTGTGGTTCGAACTCGCGGTGCCGCCGTGA
- a CDS encoding SpoIIE family protein phosphatase, with the protein MSEIPAKATESEDPSDGARAGATGDAVAEAASGDVPPADAMWQSSPPGSIYDYIKVASFSIGPDGLVDQWSLRAEQLFGIAAEHAVGMDPIEAFIDPDLREQGQRKMAEILDGREWTGVVPFRMPDTADGERGQQGLAEVYVMPTRTEGGEKAAVCIVVDVRTLRSIETDLAASQSIFGQSPFGFLLIDTDLRVRRANKQFASTFGGSPDDHRGRGVHDYLQRPEAERVAATLRRVLETGNSITDMHITGFLPGSEERRHWSVNLYRVHSGSGRPIGIAWLGLDITSRRAAAREAAAARRNLALLNEAGARIGNSLDLETTARELLDVVVPGFCDLATVDLYQGLLAGDETPPGLADGSAELRRVAFASAVSDAPFTGSGKPVAVGAVHHYPFNSPCADALRTARPRYVPAEEGGLVQSTLAVPMVAHDTVVGLAQFSRTKGSEPFGDRDRDLAVELAARAAVCIDNARLYRREHERALILQRSLLPPGDPVASGLDIACRYLPGNSSADRPSEVGGDWFDVIELPGHRTALVVGDVMGRGLRAAVAMGELRSAVRTLALLDLEPAEVLSALDEIARGLGAPGGVQQATRAARRPREADLSEVYLATCVYAVYDSVTRRCTFANAGHLPPVLVEPGETALMLDVPPGMPLGVGGEPFEEVEVELPEGALLALYTDGLVESRDHPLDEGLQAFVGALTDPARPLEDVCDHVLNTLDTHHGEDDIALLMARVQGLPADSVGDWTLPREPRSVGRAREYARGQLLSWDLEPLVDTTELLVSELVTNALRYGEGEIRLRLLLDRTLVCEVWDAGLVQPRRRRARDTDEGGRGLQLVGLLSAAWGSRRTPRGKTVWFELPLPDGGSGMVDPAEALLSLF; encoded by the coding sequence GTGAGCGAGATACCAGCGAAGGCCACGGAGTCCGAGGACCCGTCGGACGGCGCGAGGGCTGGGGCCACGGGTGATGCCGTGGCGGAAGCCGCGTCGGGCGATGTGCCGCCCGCTGACGCCATGTGGCAGAGCAGTCCGCCCGGCTCCATCTACGACTACATCAAGGTCGCGTCCTTCTCGATCGGCCCCGACGGCCTGGTCGACCAGTGGAGCCTGCGCGCCGAACAGCTCTTCGGTATCGCCGCCGAGCACGCGGTCGGCATGGACCCCATCGAGGCGTTCATCGACCCCGACCTGCGCGAGCAGGGCCAGCGCAAGATGGCGGAGATCCTGGACGGCCGGGAGTGGACCGGAGTCGTCCCCTTCCGGATGCCGGACACGGCGGACGGCGAGCGCGGCCAGCAAGGCCTCGCCGAGGTCTACGTCATGCCGACGCGGACCGAGGGCGGCGAGAAGGCCGCCGTCTGCATAGTCGTCGACGTCCGCACCCTGCGCAGCATCGAGACCGACCTCGCCGCCTCGCAGTCCATTTTCGGCCAATCTCCCTTCGGCTTCCTGCTCATCGACACCGATCTGCGGGTACGACGCGCCAACAAGCAGTTCGCCAGCACCTTCGGCGGCAGCCCCGACGACCACCGCGGCCGCGGCGTCCACGACTACCTCCAGCGCCCCGAGGCCGAGCGGGTCGCCGCGACCCTGCGCCGCGTGCTGGAAACCGGCAACTCCATCACGGACATGCACATCACGGGCTTCCTGCCGGGCTCGGAGGAGCGCCGCCACTGGTCCGTCAACCTCTACCGCGTGCACAGCGGTTCCGGCCGCCCCATCGGCATCGCCTGGCTCGGACTCGACATCACCTCCCGCCGCGCCGCCGCCCGCGAGGCCGCCGCCGCCCGGCGCAACCTCGCCCTCCTGAACGAGGCCGGCGCCCGCATCGGCAACTCCCTCGACCTGGAGACCACGGCCCGCGAACTCCTCGACGTAGTCGTTCCAGGCTTCTGCGACCTGGCCACCGTCGACCTCTACCAGGGCCTCCTGGCCGGCGACGAGACCCCGCCGGGCCTGGCCGACGGCAGCGCGGAGCTACGCCGCGTCGCCTTCGCCAGCGCCGTCTCCGACGCGCCCTTCACCGGCTCCGGCAAGCCGGTCGCGGTCGGCGCGGTCCACCACTACCCCTTCAACTCGCCCTGCGCGGACGCCCTGCGCACCGCCCGCCCGCGGTACGTCCCCGCCGAGGAGGGCGGCCTCGTCCAGTCCACGCTCGCCGTGCCGATGGTCGCCCACGACACGGTCGTAGGCCTTGCGCAGTTCTCCCGTACGAAGGGCAGCGAGCCGTTCGGCGACCGGGACCGGGACCTGGCGGTGGAGTTGGCGGCGCGGGCCGCGGTCTGCATCGACAACGCCCGCCTGTACCGCCGCGAGCACGAACGAGCCCTGATACTGCAACGATCCCTGCTCCCGCCCGGCGACCCGGTGGCCTCCGGCCTCGACATCGCCTGCCGCTACCTGCCCGGCAACTCCTCCGCCGACCGGCCGAGCGAGGTCGGCGGCGACTGGTTCGACGTCATCGAACTGCCGGGCCACCGTACGGCGTTGGTGGTCGGGGACGTGATGGGCCGCGGCCTGCGGGCAGCGGTCGCGATGGGTGAACTCCGCTCCGCCGTACGAACGCTGGCGTTGCTGGACCTGGAACCGGCGGAGGTCCTCTCCGCGCTGGACGAGATCGCACGCGGCCTGGGCGCCCCCGGCGGCGTCCAGCAGGCCACCCGCGCGGCCCGCCGCCCACGCGAGGCCGACCTGTCCGAGGTGTATTTGGCGACCTGCGTGTACGCGGTCTACGACTCGGTGACGAGGCGCTGCACCTTCGCCAACGCGGGCCATCTGCCGCCGGTGCTGGTCGAGCCCGGCGAGACCGCCCTGATGCTCGACGTGCCGCCGGGCATGCCGCTCGGGGTGGGAGGCGAACCCTTCGAGGAGGTGGAGGTCGAACTCCCCGAGGGCGCTCTGCTCGCGCTCTACACGGATGGACTGGTCGAATCCCGCGACCATCCGCTGGACGAGGGCCTCCAGGCCTTCGTAGGGGCGCTGACGGACCCCGCCCGCCCCCTGGAGGACGTATGCGACCACGTCCTCAACACCCTCGACACCCACCACGGCGAGGACGACATCGCGCTGCTGATGGCACGTGTACAGGGCCTGCCCGCCGACTCGGTCGGCGACTGGACGCTGCCGCGGGAGCCGCGCAGCGTGGGCCGGGCGAGGGAGTACGCACGCGGGCAGTTGCTGTCGTGGGACCTCGAACCACTGGTCGACACAACGGAGTTGCTGGTCAGCGAGCTGGTGACGAATGCGCTGCGGTACGGGGAAGGTGAGATCAGGTTGCGGTTGCTGTTGGACCGCACCTTGGTGTGCGAGGTCTGGGACGCGGGCCTGGTCCAGCCGCGCCGCCGCCGCGCCCGCGACACGGACGAGGGAGGCCGCGGGCTGCAACTGGTCGGGCTTCTCAGCGCGGCGTGGGGGTCGCGGCGTACGCCGCGGGGGAAGACGGTGTGGTTCGAGCTGCCGTTGCCGGACGGGGGGAGCGGGATGGTGGATCCGGCGGAGGCGTTGTTGAGTTTGTTCTAG